The following coding sequences lie in one Planococcus lenghuensis genomic window:
- the ahlS gene encoding AhlS family quorum-quenching N-acyl homoserine lactonase, with amino-acid sequence MVNYNQSRPKLFVMDNGTMRMDKNWMIAMHNPATIDNPNAQTEFVEFPVYTVLIDHPEGKILFDTACNPNSMGPEGRWGPVTQKMFPINMPEECYLPNRLEQLGVRPEEVKYVVASHLHLDHAGCLEIFTNAKIIVHEDELNGTLQTYARNTAEGAYIWADIDAWIKNNLQWQTIKRTEDNLQLAEGIRLLNFGSGHAWGMLGLHIEMPETGNIILASDAIYTAESFGPPIKPPGILYDSVGYSAAVEKIRRIARETNADVWFGHDADQFRNFRKSTEGYYE; translated from the coding sequence ATGGTGAATTATAATCAATCACGACCGAAACTCTTTGTCATGGATAATGGGACGATGCGGATGGACAAGAACTGGATGATTGCGATGCACAATCCAGCGACGATTGACAATCCAAACGCGCAGACGGAATTTGTAGAGTTTCCAGTGTATACCGTGCTGATTGATCATCCTGAGGGGAAAATTCTGTTTGATACTGCTTGTAATCCGAATTCCATGGGGCCAGAGGGTCGTTGGGGTCCTGTCACTCAAAAGATGTTTCCGATTAATATGCCGGAAGAGTGCTACCTGCCGAATCGGCTTGAACAGCTCGGTGTCCGTCCGGAAGAAGTGAAATATGTCGTGGCCTCACACCTCCACTTAGACCATGCCGGGTGTCTGGAAATTTTCACAAACGCAAAAATCATTGTACATGAAGATGAGTTGAATGGCACGCTACAGACGTATGCACGTAATACTGCTGAAGGCGCATACATATGGGCCGATATCGACGCTTGGATCAAAAACAATTTGCAATGGCAGACAATCAAGAGAACCGAAGATAATCTGCAGTTGGCAGAAGGTATCCGCCTCTTGAATTTCGGCAGTGGCCATGCTTGGGGCATGTTGGGCCTCCATATTGAGATGCCTGAAACCGGCAATATCATTCTTGCGTCGGATGCCATCTATACAGCGGAAAGCTTTGGACCGCCGATCAAACCACCCGGCATTCTGTACGATTCCGTGGGTTACTCAGCGGCAGTAGAGAAAATCCGCCGGATTGCCCGTGAAACGAACGCCGATGTCTGGTTTGGCCATGACGCTGACCAGTTCCGCAACTTTCGCAAATCAACCGAAGGTTATTATGAGTAA
- a CDS encoding IS630 family transposase (programmed frameshift) gives MEKQDQLSELQEAMNQAKDRRLYERYLAVRLVLEGETMEEAGRIIGRRRQAVSSYLSAYLAGGIEGLALGHSTGKKPKLTAEQQEELAETIATRTPADVGFSARYNWTLALAAEYAKNRWGVSYSLRGMSILLGRQGLSNTRPTYTLEKADPEKQREFKEKTFPALKKLMAEEIDHLLFEDESMIRDYQAIGRTWFRKGEQRFIPTHGQHKGVKLIATLNYATGEVFCTEEERYDAVTFLRFLRKLLSVYPTGKIAVVLDNARIHHAKLIQPFLEENRDRLGLVFLPPYSPQLNLTEGLWKWLKESVINNVFFPDVRKIKLKVREFIQYISERLEEVIDRLCVRL, from the exons ATGGAAAAACAGGATCAGCTGAGCGAACTGCAGGAAGCCATGAACCAGGCGAAAGACCGCCGGCTTTACGAACGATATCTGGCTGTCCGTCTTGTCCTGGAGGGCGAGACAATGGAGGAAGCCGGCCGGATCATCGGCCGGCGCCGCCAGGCCGTCAGTTCTTACTTGTCCGCTTATCTGGCAGGCGGCATCGAGGGACTGGCCCTTGGCCATTCCACTGGAAAGAAACCGAAACTGACGGCAGAACAGCAGGAAGAGCTGGCGGAGACGATTGCCACCCGGACACCGGCCGATGTCGGCTTCAGCGCCCGCTACAACTGGACACTCGCACTGGCTGCCGAATACGCGAAAAACAGATGGGGCGTCTCTTATTCCCTGCGCGGTATGTCGATTCTGTTGGGCAGGCAGGGGCTCTCCAATACACGGCCGACGTATACGCTGGAGAAAGCCGATCCGGAAAAGCAGCGGGAATTCAAGGAAAAGACGTTTCCAGCGCTA AAAAAGCTGATGGCTGAAGAGATCGACCATCTCCTCTTCGAGGATGAGTCGATGATCCGAGATTACCAGGCAATCGGGCGGACGTGGTTCAGAAAAGGGGAACAGCGGTTCATCCCCACTCACGGCCAACACAAAGGCGTGAAGCTCATCGCCACGCTAAATTACGCGACGGGCGAAGTCTTCTGCACAGAAGAAGAACGGTATGATGCCGTGACGTTCCTGCGCTTTCTCAGGAAACTCCTATCTGTTTACCCAACGGGTAAGATCGCCGTGGTTCTGGACAATGCCCGAATCCATCACGCGAAGCTGATCCAGCCGTTTCTGGAAGAGAACCGGGACCGATTGGGGCTTGTCTTCCTGCCGCCCTACAGCCCCCAACTGAACCTGACGGAAGGCCTCTGGAAATGGCTGAAGGAATCCGTCATTAACAATGTCTTCTTCCCGGATGTTCGTAAGATTAAGCTGAAAGTGCGGGAATTCATCCAGTACATCAGCGAGCGATTGGAAGAAGTGATTGATCGGCTTTGCGTGCGCCTTTGA
- a CDS encoding magnesium transporter CorA family protein — translation MKTHSFCHEQWKWHELDFITENDELRKLTAGYNVPDLWLALAGYDEHNKLQMNRNAQQEDAIWGSLVYKLDPADRETQQIFHFFLSRDMLITGNRDFSSWADMAKEPMLRKMETTDTAIEGLMIIAGTLITGFLKQINALAMDIQDLRWDLKKSNGQDVLDRLTALRHQLLVIRNLTIPVKEIHMAITEIFEEQNQRKQFYEQAGVQLDRCHFLIQEYTKEVSAMVSSEEIMASVTGNEVVKTLTVITLLFTPITAWGAWWGMNFIHMPELNEKYGYLFSGLFIFSNIALLYIYIQRKGWLGDLLNGKKQR, via the coding sequence GTGAAAACACATTCTTTTTGTCACGAGCAGTGGAAATGGCATGAACTCGACTTCATCACGGAAAATGATGAGTTGCGCAAACTGACAGCCGGCTATAACGTGCCGGATTTATGGCTGGCACTGGCAGGGTACGACGAACACAACAAGCTGCAGATGAACCGGAATGCCCAGCAAGAGGACGCAATCTGGGGGTCTCTTGTCTATAAACTGGATCCGGCTGACAGGGAGACGCAGCAGATTTTCCACTTTTTCTTATCCCGCGACATGCTCATTACCGGCAACAGGGATTTTTCGAGCTGGGCGGACATGGCCAAAGAACCGATGCTCAGAAAAATGGAAACGACAGATACTGCAATTGAAGGGCTGATGATCATCGCGGGTACGCTCATTACCGGATTTCTGAAACAAATTAATGCCTTGGCAATGGATATTCAGGACTTGCGTTGGGACCTGAAGAAATCAAACGGGCAGGATGTGCTGGACCGGCTGACGGCTCTCCGGCATCAGCTTCTTGTGATAAGAAACTTGACCATTCCCGTAAAGGAAATCCATATGGCAATCACAGAAATCTTTGAGGAACAGAATCAGCGCAAGCAATTTTATGAACAGGCAGGCGTGCAATTGGACCGCTGCCACTTTCTGATTCAGGAATACACAAAAGAAGTTTCGGCAATGGTGAGCTCAGAAGAAATTATGGCGTCTGTCACGGGCAATGAAGTTGTGAAAACGCTGACAGTCATCACCTTGCTGTTCACACCGATTACTGCATGGGGCGCTTGGTGGGGCATGAATTTCATCCATATGCCGGAACTGAATGAGAAATACGGGTACTTATTTTCGGGTCTGTTTATCTTTTCAAACATTGCCTTGCTCTATATCTATATTCAGAGAAAGGGGTGGCTGGGCGATTTGCTGAACGGCAAAAAGCAAAGGTGA
- a CDS encoding IS630 family transposase (programmed frameshift), translating to MAMNREAEIQELQTVMNSEQERRMFERYQAVRLVLEGKTQKEAAAIIGRTEHTVGSYMAAYKKGGLAGLQRGTSTGRPPKLTAEQRQELRDIIAHQTPADVGFPARANWTLGLAVELIERKWGETYSPKGLSQLFDSLGLSFTRPTYTLKKADPEKQAEFRDKTFPDLKKLMDGKIDRLLFEDESMIRDYQAIGSTWFLRGQQRMIPTFGQHKGVKLIGTLDYETGEIICTEEERYGAGTFLRFLEKLLTAYPTGKLVMILDNARIHHAKLIQPFLEENRDRLELVFLPPYSPQLNLMEGVWKWLKEAVIHNVFFGTVQKITLAVRAFLKDVDQRREEVIDRLCVRM from the exons TTGGCCATGAACCGGGAAGCGGAAATTCAAGAACTGCAGACAGTGATGAACAGTGAACAGGAGCGCCGGATGTTCGAGCGGTATCAGGCAGTCCGACTTGTCCTGGAAGGCAAGACCCAGAAAGAGGCCGCTGCCATCATCGGTCGCACTGAACATACAGTCGGGAGTTACATGGCCGCTTACAAGAAAGGTGGACTCGCCGGCCTCCAACGCGGCACATCCACCGGAAGACCGCCCAAACTGACAGCTGAACAGCGGCAGGAACTGCGGGACATCATCGCCCATCAGACACCGGCGGATGTCGGGTTTCCGGCACGCGCCAATTGGACACTCGGCCTCGCAGTCGAACTGATCGAGCGAAAATGGGGAGAGACCTACTCGCCGAAAGGGCTCTCCCAGCTATTCGACTCCCTCGGCCTCAGCTTCACCCGTCCGACGTATACGCTGAAGAAAGCAGATCCTGAAAAGCAGGCGGAGTTCCGGGACAAGACGTTCCCCGATCTT AAAAAACTGATGGATGGCAAAATCGACCGTCTGCTGTTTGAGGATGAATCCATGATCCGTGACTATCAGGCGATCGGGTCCACCTGGTTCCTGCGCGGACAACAGCGGATGATTCCGACATTCGGCCAGCACAAAGGCGTCAAGCTGATTGGCACGTTGGATTATGAGACCGGAGAGATTATCTGCACAGAAGAAGAGCGCTATGGTGCCGGAACCTTCCTGCGCTTCCTCGAGAAGCTTCTGACCGCTTACCCAACGGGTAAACTTGTCATGATTCTGGATAACGCCCGGATTCATCATGCCAAGTTGATTCAGCCCTTCCTGGAAGAAAACCGTGATCGGTTGGAACTCGTCTTCCTGCCGCCTTACAGTCCGCAGCTCAATCTGATGGAAGGTGTATGGAAATGGCTGAAGGAAGCCGTCATCCATAATGTCTTTTTTGGCACGGTCCAGAAAATCACGCTCGCTGTCCGAGCCTTCCTCAAGGACGTGGATCAGCGTCGGGAAGAAGTAATTGACCGGTTGTGTGTCAGAATGTAA
- a CDS encoding UDP-N-acetylmuramoyl-L-alanyl-D-glutamate--2,6-diaminopimelate ligase, which yields MKLSTKDYYALGIKQIYGNSERTISSITYDSRKTKRGGMFFCLTGENHDGHQFIEQAIQNGADVIIGTKGEILRRFYSTYPECTFMVTDDTRMAMGLFSAAYYDQVHRQLKTVAVTGTNGKTTVTAFVRSLLNQAGITTGSIGTAGVWNHEKKLDFEQTTNTTPESPDLHAIFNRFIGQGVEAAALEVTSIAIEQQRAAGTTFDIGVHTNLTPEHLEFHKTFENYKQAKLKLFDQVKKAVVNVNDAGMSDVILTRFRGPLFTYGIDKPADVMATKLEMDERGTAFQLHLGPYRYQIRAPIFGDYNVSNLLAAICVCLHFGIPANDIIKAIPHIKGPEGRFEVIEHQNGYKIIMDYAHTPDGLEKVLSVVQHFDYRRLILMISGIGLRSPEKRPQMAAVAETAADEVIVTVDHPGFFDRKKILNDVFKGFRRPGALQLHQEPERKKAIHTAMSLAKPGDLVLLTGLGFGGYQVIGDQKIPYSENESIESFHH from the coding sequence ATGAAATTGAGTACGAAAGATTATTATGCGTTAGGCATTAAACAAATATACGGCAATTCCGAGAGAACAATTTCTTCCATCACTTATGATTCCAGAAAAACCAAAAGGGGTGGGATGTTTTTTTGCCTGACAGGCGAAAACCATGATGGCCATCAATTTATTGAACAAGCCATCCAAAATGGAGCCGACGTTATTATCGGAACAAAAGGGGAAATATTACGGAGGTTTTACTCTACCTATCCGGAATGTACGTTTATGGTAACGGATGATACGAGAATGGCCATGGGGTTATTTTCTGCTGCTTATTACGACCAAGTCCACCGCCAGTTAAAAACTGTGGCGGTCACCGGCACAAACGGCAAAACGACCGTTACTGCTTTTGTTCGATCGCTCCTGAATCAGGCCGGTATTACCACGGGATCTATTGGGACAGCCGGCGTATGGAATCATGAGAAGAAACTGGATTTCGAACAAACAACGAATACAACACCCGAATCACCGGATCTTCACGCTATATTCAATCGCTTTATTGGGCAAGGTGTAGAGGCAGCAGCGCTTGAAGTCACTTCGATCGCAATCGAACAACAGCGGGCAGCCGGCACCACCTTTGACATCGGTGTTCATACGAATTTAACACCGGAGCACCTGGAATTCCACAAGACCTTTGAAAATTATAAACAGGCGAAACTAAAACTGTTCGATCAGGTAAAAAAAGCGGTGGTCAATGTGAATGACGCCGGGATGAGTGATGTGATTCTGACTCGTTTCCGCGGCCCTCTTTTTACATATGGAATCGATAAGCCCGCAGATGTCATGGCAACAAAACTGGAAATGGACGAACGGGGAACGGCATTTCAGCTCCACCTCGGCCCTTATCGCTACCAGATCCGTGCGCCCATCTTCGGTGACTATAATGTTTCCAACTTGCTGGCTGCCATTTGTGTTTGCCTCCATTTTGGAATACCCGCTAACGATATTATAAAAGCCATTCCTCATATTAAAGGACCCGAGGGGCGGTTCGAAGTGATTGAACATCAAAACGGATATAAAATCATCATGGATTATGCCCATACGCCAGACGGATTGGAAAAGGTATTGAGCGTAGTGCAGCACTTTGACTACCGGCGGCTTATTCTGATGATTAGCGGCATCGGTTTAAGAAGCCCTGAAAAACGGCCGCAAATGGCTGCAGTGGCCGAAACAGCGGCTGATGAAGTTATCGTCACGGTCGACCATCCTGGTTTCTTCGATCGGAAAAAGATCTTGAATGACGTATTTAAAGGGTTCCGGCGCCCGGGAGCTCTCCAATTACACCAGGAACCGGAGCGAAAAAAAGCTATCCATACAGCCATGTCACTTGCCAAGCCGGGAGACTTGGTTCTCTTAACCGGTCTTGGATTCGGCGGCTATCAAGTGATAGGGGATCAGAAGATTCCCTATTCCGAGAATGAATCTATTGAGAGTTTTCATCATTAA
- a CDS encoding IS256 family transposase: MSSYIVKKEDITDVFRSHLEAAVNLLLATELTAFLDYDKYDRAGFNSGDSRNGSYNRTLRTEFGELQLTIPRDRNGEFDQQTVAPYKRSNDTLESFVVHLFQKGVTMSEIADLIERMYGHHYTPQTVSNMARAVGEQVEAFKARQLASRYVCVYLDATYIALKRDTVSKEAVYLAIGIREDGSKEVLAYTIAPTESAYVWKEVLQDLKERGTEEILLFVTDGLKGITDCIASVYPDAKYQACHGHVSRNIAHKVRVQDRAEICGDYKAVYRSEDREKAADALAAFIAKWKTAYPRVAKSLADNGHLLTFYDFPAAIRPSIYSTNLIESFNKEIKKYSRRKEQFPNEDSLDRFLVSRFETYNQKHATSCHRGFNSARAELVAMFNQTEQPTT; the protein is encoded by the coding sequence ATCTCATCTTATATAGTAAAGAAAGAAGATATCACAGATGTGTTCCGCAGCCATCTCGAAGCGGCGGTGAACCTCCTGCTCGCAACCGAGCTGACGGCGTTTCTGGATTATGACAAATACGATCGCGCCGGCTTCAATTCCGGCGATTCACGCAACGGTTCTTATAACCGGACACTCCGTACGGAGTTTGGTGAGCTTCAGCTGACGATTCCGCGGGACCGGAACGGCGAATTTGACCAGCAGACCGTGGCGCCGTACAAGCGGTCGAACGATACACTCGAATCCTTCGTCGTCCACCTGTTCCAAAAAGGCGTGACGATGTCTGAAATCGCCGATCTGATCGAGCGGATGTACGGCCATCACTATACACCGCAGACCGTCTCCAATATGGCACGCGCAGTCGGCGAACAGGTGGAGGCCTTCAAGGCGCGTCAGCTGGCGTCGCGCTATGTATGCGTCTACCTGGACGCCACCTATATCGCACTCAAACGCGACACGGTCTCCAAGGAAGCGGTCTATCTGGCCATCGGCATCCGGGAAGATGGCTCGAAGGAAGTGCTCGCCTATACGATCGCACCGACGGAATCAGCCTACGTCTGGAAAGAGGTCCTCCAGGACCTGAAAGAAAGGGGAACGGAAGAAATCCTCCTGTTCGTCACGGACGGACTGAAAGGGATCACTGACTGTATCGCCAGTGTCTATCCGGATGCGAAGTACCAGGCATGTCACGGCCATGTTTCCCGCAACATCGCCCATAAAGTGCGCGTCCAGGACCGGGCGGAAATCTGCGGGGACTACAAGGCGGTATACCGGTCTGAAGACCGGGAGAAGGCAGCCGACGCCTTGGCTGCGTTCATTGCCAAATGGAAAACCGCCTATCCGCGGGTCGCCAAATCGCTCGCTGACAATGGGCACCTGCTTACATTTTACGATTTCCCGGCTGCCATCCGGCCGAGTATCTATTCGACGAATCTCATTGAATCGTTTAACAAGGAAATCAAGAAGTACAGCCGGCGCAAGGAACAGTTTCCGAATGAGGATTCCCTGGACCGTTTCCTGGTGTCCCGGTTTGAGACTTATAACCAGAAGCACGCCACCAGCTGCCACCGTGGCTTTAATTCAGCGCGCGCTGAATTGGTGGCCATGTTCAACCAGACAGAGCAGCCGACAACTTAA
- a CDS encoding processed acidic surface protein → MSKRTNKILPTALATTLAFGAAPFAVSAEVDLEALDETYPATADWTEDDWNMYLGDNFGTDLTAYGSNDELFEELGEPIDINAWMTGDSEDMNIVEAMERYNISGDELATILQEYDGLENIHFVGDLENVLEEEGFTEVTTEEEAIEDEPVVDEETAIDDEVADAEVFDDDVVESEEEDEVVDDEEVAATSEEDAFDYGEVDPVLLEDTYLTPLGWTAAEFDDYLMDEYDMGIADFESFDVLETTVGPFIDVNELITDVEDGTVDDAGVVGLMDEYGLDAAETEEFLNGIEDPDAINFYADLEDELVAAGYSDINGEDDENGTDGEATDEEVVEEETTKDGEVIEEGLDMAIVEEMYLTPFGWTEDDFNTYLMDNYDMELADFTDFAELEATVGPLLDDETLSATLYEYDLTEDDFNTFLEDNGYTEDDFVFVADLEWALEDADFTVVNEVEGEEMPDTATNAVQNALIGTGIALLGAAAFFVSRRREGEQ, encoded by the coding sequence ATGAGTAAGCGAACGAACAAAATTCTACCGACAGCTTTGGCGACGACGCTGGCATTTGGAGCAGCTCCATTTGCTGTAAGTGCTGAAGTAGACCTTGAAGCCCTGGATGAAACGTACCCGGCGACAGCCGACTGGACCGAAGATGACTGGAACATGTACCTGGGTGATAATTTTGGAACCGACCTGACGGCTTATGGATCGAACGATGAGCTGTTCGAGGAACTCGGGGAGCCGATTGACATCAATGCCTGGATGACAGGTGACTCGGAAGATATGAATATCGTGGAAGCGATGGAACGCTATAACATCTCCGGCGATGAACTGGCAACGATTCTGCAGGAATATGACGGTCTGGAAAATATCCATTTCGTCGGTGACCTGGAAAACGTCCTGGAAGAGGAAGGTTTCACGGAAGTGACTACTGAAGAAGAAGCGATTGAAGACGAGCCAGTAGTGGATGAAGAGACCGCCATCGACGATGAAGTCGCCGACGCGGAAGTCTTCGATGACGATGTCGTCGAAAGTGAAGAGGAAGATGAAGTCGTGGACGATGAAGAAGTCGCGGCAACGAGCGAAGAAGACGCGTTCGACTACGGTGAAGTCGACCCGGTACTGCTCGAAGACACGTACCTGACACCGCTTGGCTGGACAGCAGCAGAATTCGATGACTACCTGATGGACGAATACGACATGGGCATCGCGGACTTTGAAAGCTTCGATGTGCTCGAAACGACCGTCGGCCCGTTCATTGATGTCAATGAACTGATCACGGATGTCGAAGATGGCACCGTTGATGACGCAGGCGTTGTTGGCCTCATGGACGAATATGGACTGGATGCAGCGGAGACGGAGGAATTCCTGAACGGCATTGAAGATCCGGACGCCATCAACTTCTATGCAGACCTTGAAGATGAACTTGTAGCCGCTGGCTACAGCGACATCAATGGGGAAGACGATGAAAACGGCACGGACGGAGAAGCCACCGATGAAGAAGTCGTCGAAGAAGAAACAACCAAAGACGGTGAAGTGATCGAAGAAGGTCTCGACATGGCGATAGTGGAAGAGATGTACCTGACACCGTTCGGCTGGACCGAAGATGACTTCAACACGTACTTGATGGATAATTACGACATGGAACTCGCGGACTTCACTGATTTTGCGGAACTTGAAGCCACCGTTGGCCCATTGCTTGACGATGAAACACTGTCAGCGACACTGTATGAATATGACCTGACAGAAGACGACTTCAATACATTCCTTGAAGATAATGGCTATACGGAAGACGATTTCGTATTCGTTGCCGATTTGGAATGGGCACTTGAAGATGCCGACTTCACGGTCGTGAATGAAGTGGAAGGCGAAGAAATGCCGGATACAGCCACAAACGCCGTTCAGAACGCCCTGATTGGTACTGGGATTGCACTTCTGGGTGCTGCCGCTTTCTTCGTATCAAGAAGACGTGAAGGTGAACAATAA
- a CDS encoding IS4 family transposase has product MNKNTTFQKLIQNFLPATELQAILTEFDYQDKARKCTVGTVISYLAGAAANEWKSLRHAADVGPGSGLVAVDHSSLSKHLKALDYAIMKRILDVIIGKLNRAARRSLNMPKTLLSIDSTTITVGKTRLPWALYHGERAGIKLHVGFSNETGMPLRVVETTGLKHDGPIGKELEDKRFILVGDRAYFSIEKADLYAGNKQDFVFRLKDNIQLNRKKSLKGIRDKESNVTADFTCILGTPRHQTQKRHRVVQFTDYEGKVISVATSLRNVTAEEIAGMYKARWAIETFFRWIKQNLNVPVLFGTTENAVFNQLFAALIAYVILKWLHIQGGRQPNAKSLSFAGFQRLLLCDALPIEWRVGITKQFEPSWLLHKLETG; this is encoded by the coding sequence ATGAACAAGAATACCACGTTCCAAAAACTGATTCAAAATTTTCTTCCAGCGACTGAGCTGCAGGCCATTTTAACCGAATTCGATTATCAGGACAAAGCCCGGAAATGTACGGTGGGGACGGTGATCTCGTACTTGGCGGGCGCCGCTGCGAATGAATGGAAAAGCCTCCGTCACGCAGCGGATGTCGGGCCGGGCAGCGGACTTGTCGCTGTTGACCATTCGTCACTTTCCAAGCACCTGAAGGCGCTTGACTATGCCATCATGAAACGGATCCTTGATGTCATCATCGGCAAACTGAACCGGGCGGCGCGCCGCAGCCTGAACATGCCGAAAACACTTCTGTCCATTGATTCGACGACGATCACGGTCGGAAAGACCCGCCTGCCCTGGGCGCTCTATCATGGTGAACGCGCCGGCATCAAACTGCATGTCGGATTCTCCAATGAGACGGGCATGCCCCTCCGGGTCGTAGAGACGACCGGCCTCAAGCACGACGGACCGATCGGCAAAGAGTTGGAAGACAAACGGTTTATCCTGGTCGGTGACCGGGCATATTTCTCGATAGAGAAAGCGGACCTGTATGCAGGAAACAAGCAGGATTTTGTCTTCCGACTGAAAGACAATATTCAGCTGAACCGAAAAAAATCGCTGAAAGGCATACGCGACAAGGAATCGAACGTGACCGCAGATTTCACCTGTATCTTGGGAACTCCCCGGCACCAGACCCAGAAGCGGCACCGGGTGGTTCAGTTCACCGACTATGAAGGAAAAGTCATCAGCGTGGCGACATCGCTGCGGAATGTGACCGCGGAAGAAATCGCCGGCATGTACAAGGCGCGCTGGGCCATCGAAACCTTTTTCCGCTGGATCAAACAAAATCTAAATGTGCCTGTCCTGTTCGGCACCACAGAGAATGCCGTCTTCAATCAGTTATTCGCCGCACTGATCGCTTATGTCATCCTCAAGTGGCTCCATATTCAAGGCGGTCGGCAGCCGAACGCCAAATCGCTGTCCTTCGCCGGCTTTCAGCGCCTGCTTCTTTGTGATGCCCTGCCGATCGAGTGGCGGGTCGGGATAACGAAACAGTTTGAACCATCCTGGCTACTTCATAAATTGGAAACTGGATGA
- a CDS encoding class D sortase: MSRHRKTGRAMRKRMVLSSLSVPLMVLGVGFGGYNLLNFSQGYHAVDNRDIEASEFVSTAGEETGELPAQKVAADRDFDPLYSTFPEEGEEFGELIIPKLKAAMPVFHGADPDELAKGVGHYAESVLPGMGNNSVLSGHRGTVFRELGKVGEGDLLIVRTEAGEFTYKVHTVRIVDDMDKTVIVQKDEATLTLTTCYPFGFIGDAPKRYVLVAELVNSNTNKVNEV; encoded by the coding sequence ATGAGTAGGCACAGAAAAACCGGAAGAGCCATGCGGAAACGTATGGTTCTTTCCTCTTTATCTGTCCCGCTGATGGTGCTTGGTGTTGGTTTTGGCGGATATAATCTCCTGAATTTTTCGCAAGGTTATCATGCAGTCGACAACCGGGACATTGAGGCTTCGGAATTTGTAAGCACAGCAGGAGAGGAAACGGGTGAATTACCTGCCCAGAAAGTTGCGGCAGATCGAGATTTTGATCCTCTTTATTCCACTTTCCCTGAAGAAGGAGAAGAATTTGGCGAACTGATCATCCCGAAACTAAAGGCAGCTATGCCAGTATTCCATGGTGCGGATCCGGATGAACTGGCAAAAGGCGTCGGACACTATGCAGAAAGTGTTCTCCCAGGGATGGGGAATAACTCCGTGCTTTCCGGACACCGCGGTACCGTTTTCCGCGAACTCGGTAAGGTAGGAGAGGGTGACCTCCTCATTGTCCGGACAGAAGCGGGTGAGTTTACGTATAAAGTGCATACTGTTCGGATTGTAGATGACATGGATAAAACGGTAATCGTCCAAAAAGATGAAGCCACACTGACACTGACGACTTGTTATCCGTTTGGTTTCATTGGTGACGCTCCTAAACGTTATGTGCTGGTTGCCGAGTTGGTCAACTCCAACACGAACAAAGTAAATGAAGTATGA